The following DNA comes from Coturnix japonica isolate 7356 unplaced genomic scaffold, Coturnix japonica 2.1 chrUnrandom476, whole genome shotgun sequence.
TGGGCGTGGCCAGCACCGCTCccagtgggcggggcttagcgGGCGCCGCCCCGCCCCCACCGCCGGGGCCTCCCCGGAGCTGCGGCGCCCCCGGACCCGGACCCCCCGGTCCCCCCGGTGTGGCTCCTcaccccccctcaccccccccccatattacAATCTCCTCATACAGCCCCAGCCCCGCAAACGGGGCCGTTTATTTCTCTTGTGGCTTGTGGTTTGTGTGTTGTGGGTGACCCCAACCCATTCACGGGgtcacccccacccccctccccatatccccccgtCTTTTTATACATGATCTGGTCTCTCTGCTGTCCTGTGAGCGCGTTCCACGCCCCCACTCTTTATCCCCCGCTTCGCGAAGGCGTGCCGCCGCTGtccctcccgccccccccccaccgaACGAATGCGTTAGCGCGCCGGCGATTGGAACGCGGCACGGACGCTACAGGGGGGGATGAGGAACCGGCAATGGCGAAACGGCGCGAGCTAAGCGGGGGCgatggggggttatagggggggatGAGGTTTGTGGGGGCGTTTGGGGGGGGGTCGCGTATGGCTTCAGCCCTTAGAACCCACCGCCATGGCCACCCCCTCGCATAGATATAACGTGGCATCCGCCAACGGTGGACTTTGGGGCGCAAATTACGGGGCGGAATTTGTGGGTTGTGTTAGGAATGGCGGGTGGGGTGGTCGCGATGCTTGCCAGGACCCGATAGcaaaacccccccccccagataACGGCGGGTACTGCACCGCGGCGTGGTGCTGGGCGGACTGAGGGGCTATGGGCGTTTGCCTCGCTGTGATGGGGGGGTGCCAGGCTGAGGACGCCTATGGGGGGCCGGTCTGCCGGTATGCTTTCAGCCCCATAGAGCGCCTGCCCCCCATAGACGGGATGGCACTCAGCTGCTCGGGGTTGTTAATGGGGTTCGTGGTGGTGCAGCCAGATAGGGTCTTTTCGGGGATGACTACTGGTGGGGGGTCTTTGTGGGGGGGTCCCGGTGCTCTaagcccccccacccccaattAGGATGAGCGGAGCTCCGCGGGACGACAGGGCGGTCCCGCCGCCCGCGTTTCTGCGCTTCCTGGAGGAGAGGCGGAGCAGGCGGCGCTGCCGCGGCTGCGGTTCCGGGTGTATCGGTCCGGTATCCGGATACGGGAGGGCGCGGAGGTTTCGGGATCCCAGACCCGCCACTATCGGAGCGTGCAGTCGGTAAAACACGAAACCGACAGATGGCAGGCGCGCTTTGCCGGGGCGGGCTGGAGACACGACGGGACGAGAAGGGCTTAGCGTTCCCACGTCCTGCAGCCCCTCCCCGTGTGTGAAGGTCTATAGGCGAGACCCACCTCACCCACACTTCCACCCCCTGTGTTATTGTATTGAGTCCGATATAGGCGACCCCCCCCCGGTACCGGTCTGCCGTCCGTATCTAGTAGACTAGCCCCCCCCCAATGCTATTGTGTGTCCTTATAGAAGGACCCTGCACCAATATATCGCGTGTCCTCATAAGAAGACCCCCCTCTACAGCGATCCAACACCATATAGCTACTGCTGTGCTATCAGAGACACCCCCCCTACCCAAATGTACTGTTTGACCATATCAGagatccccccccccaatggtATGCTGGAAATGTTCTTAACTTTCGCGTGATTGTGACTGTGATGTGGCCTATACGAGACCCCCCCGCCCAATCTATTGTTGTGCCTATACGAGACCCCCCCCAATGTAATGATGTTTGCGCCTAtatagaccccccccccccaatgcaTGTGTGTTTTCTCTATTAGAGGACCCCCCCCAATGTAGACAGTTGTATCTATGACGGACCCCCACCCACCACTTCCAGTGCATCTGCTATCTTATGACGGACCCCATCCCCTGCAGTGTATTCTGTGTGTATAGGGAACCCCCCCCAgattgtatgtgtgtatattgACCCCCCATCTTCGTAGTGGCGCCGTGCCTACTTCCCCCTGGTCGCCCGGTGGTTGTTGAAGCGGCCCCCGCCGTCCGATGGCCGCCGGGAATGTGTGTCGTAGTGACGACGGCGGCGCCGCCACCCCACTAGATGGTGTTTGTATTAGGGGCTCTCTATGTTACGTACAAGCCCCCCGCCGACTATAACTCCTCATATACCAGACCCCCACACTGACGTTCCCCCCCCCATAGCGGCCGCCCAATAAAATCTGCGCAGACAGGAAGAGCTGGCTCCCACATGTCTCGCGCGCTCACCTCGGGGTGCGGCATTTCCTCGACCCTCGCCCGCCCACCCACGGACCTCGCTCCGCCCCGCCTTCGCGGCCCCCAGCCCGGGGGATTGGTCGCCTCAAGTTCCCTGTCGTGAGCTCACGCGGTCGGGCTGGACGCCCTACaacccccctcctccccaacCCCACCATCGAGCTCTTGTATTGGAGGGGGTGGGCCTGGGTGCATAGGGACTCCCCGACTCGCCCCGCCCCCACGAACGCCCACCCGCCATGCCCGAGCGATCCAGGCGCAGGGCACGGCCCCACTTCCCGAACCAGCCAATAAACAAATTGTAGCGGCCGCTGCAGTCACGTGGGAgaccccccccccgccgccaCACAACGGTGCTGCAAGATCTATCGGTCACGCCCACCTCCTCCCCGTCAACCGAGACCGCCCCCTCTTTTTTACTTCTCGTCAAAGTGCACCACCCCCTCCAACCAGCCCCCAGAACTCCCCCCCTCCATCCTATGGAAGACGCCCCAGAGTCAATTTCCCCCCTAACCCCCCAACGAACGCATCAACAGCCTGACCCACCACTGAGAAATGCACTCCTCTAGCCCCGTCCCCATGCGTGAGACCCACCCCAGATTTCCCCCCCGATCTGCTTCGAACTCAATCATGGGGCCCCAACCCTCAGTCAAAGACCCCCCTTCTAATGGATGCAACCAACCCCCTCCATCCTACATCAGATACCCCCAAGCACCCCTACGGAGCCCCACACATGTGGTCCGTACCCCCCAAAACGACCCCCACCTCAAAACTCCCCAGCCCCCCCCGCCCACGGTAGCCCCCCCTCACGTGATATCCACACCGCGCCCCTCCTGACCCCGAGACCCCCGCGATATGCAGCACTgaaacccacctggatgccgTTGGGGCGGGCCAGCAGTCGCCGCAGCAAGTGCCCCCCCAGAAAGCCAACACGGAAGCCCCCAGACCCAATTATGACAGCGGAGGGGAGCCACAACACTGGGCGGCAGGCTTTTCTGCCCCCCCCTCACCCAAACTACCCTTTCACCCCCACCAATGcctcatcaccatcatcaccaccatcacccCCCCCCCGAAGAAGAGCCCGTTTACATCGAGATGGTGGGTGAGCAAAttggggggggtcggggggtTCCCTgcctcccccgcccccccgAACCTGAAGAGGAAAGTCAGGCCATTATACGAGGAGATGTCGTACCCCCCCTTGCCGGCCAatccccccccttccccaacCTTCTCACCCCCGCCACCCCCTTTCTGGCCGCCCTCCCCCCCAGCAGAAAGCGGAGGTGGGGTCCCATGTCCCCCCCACGCCCCCCGCCAGATTTCGGTTCCCGTTTGCCCATCCCCTCCACCCCGGTGAGCCCCCCCAAAAGCTTGCCCGCGCCCGCAGTCATGTCCACGCCGTTACCCCCCCCCCACGCCGGGGGGGGCCGCCCTCCATCTGCCCTCAGTGGTGGTGGTAGTGGTGGGGGGGCTGCAGCCCGGGCTTTGGGTGCGGGGGGGGCTTCCTACACTGTAcctccccccgcccctccccctGGAGCCACAGCagagagggatggggggggggttccgAGCGGGCGACCCCCCCCAAGTTTGCTGTGGACTTACCCGGCTGGGAAGCGGCCCCCCCCCGCCTATGAGAGTTTGAGAGCGTTGGGACCCCCCCGAGAAAGGCAACGGGAcgaggaggaggatggagagaCCGGAGGGGCGTGGGGGGGGCACCGGAGAGCTCCCCCCAGGAGGAAAGAGAGCGAGAGTGAGTGGAGGGGGGGGGTAAGGGAAGGGTGTGGGGTGTTCAGGGGGGTTAAGGGGTGTAGAGGGAGTATGGGGTGTTTGGGGCGGGGGGGATAAGAGGAGGATATGGTATGGGGAGTTGTATCGAGTGTTtgtgggggggatatagggatggAGTGGGGTGTGTGTGGAGGGGTATGAGGGTGTCGTGGGGGGTCTTTGATGTGTTTGGTGGGGCATGTGAAGGGAGATATGGTGTGTGTGGGTGGGTTATATGGTGAGGAGGGGGTTATggaggggttatggggtgttctgggggaggttatggggttatCTGAAGGGGGGTATTGGGGGATGTGGTGGGGATGGTATAAATAaggggatgttatggggttcCCTTGGGGGGAGCAGTGTGCGGTGCTCATTGCTGTGCCCCCCCTTCACTCCCACAGAGTTGGCGGAGGATCGTGcccccgcccccctccccccgtCGGGGATTCCGATTCGGGCCGAAGCGCTTCGGATGGCCGGGAACCGAACGGGGGCGGGtccacccccccatccccccccaacAGCCACCACGGAGCCGCCCCCTTCTCTTCCGCGTTTGGGTCGCACCGCTTCCACTTCCGTTCCCCGCCCCACGTCAGGTACCCCCATCCCTACCACTTCCGGGACCCCCATTCCTACCACGCGGCCGTGCAGCCAACCCCGTCCGGGGGCGGGGGCAGGTGGGGGCGGGGGGACGTCCGGTCGGGGGTCCGCCGCCGCCCCC
Coding sequences within:
- the LOC107307063 gene encoding neuronal tyrosine-phosphorylated phosphoinositide-3-kinase adapter 1, which gives rise to MSTPLPPPHAGGGRPPSALSGGGSGGGAAARALGAGGASYTVPPPAPPPGATAERDGGGVPSGRPPPSLLWTYPAGKRPPPAYESLRALGPPRERQRDEEEDGETGGAWGGHRRAPPRRKESEKLAEDRAPAPLPPSGIPIRAEALRMAGNRTGAGPPPHPPPTATTEPPPSLPRLGRTASTSVPRPTSGTPIPTTSGTPIPTTRPCSQPRPGAGAGGGGGTSGRGSAAAPPSNAGPPRTVRDGQLQEVIERKRCVCTEIKARRRPPPERGGVLRKQESLPCLPPPASTTTTASPQPPSQSGSASRGPASPPPRRPHAVLWDTAI